From Chloroflexota bacterium:
TGGCAGCGTATACCAGGCGGGCGATTGAATATGGCAAAATCCTTATTGCGGCAGGGGTTGACGCCGTGCAAATCAACGTCGATTACTGCATCAACACTGGCCCCTGGCTGTCACCCTCTCAGTTTGAAACATTTATCCTGCCCTATATGCAGCAACAGGTGGATGCCTTCAAGCAGGAAGGGGTATACGTTCTCAAACATAGCGACGGCAATACCTGGGCACTGATTGATATGATGGTGGGTACCGGGATAGACGCCCTGCATGGAATTCAACCGAGCGTCGGCATGGATATCAAGCGTCTAAAAGAGAAGATTGGTGACCGGGTGGCTCTCTTCGGTGCCATTGAAGCTGAAACGCTTATCAACGGCATGCCTGAGGATGTTGAGCGCGCAGTTGAGTATTGCCTGAAGCATGGAGCGCCGGGGGGGGGATTTGCTCTCACCACAAGCAATTCGGTGCAGGTCGGAACCAAATATGAGAATTATATGACCATGCTCCGTGTAGCCGGCGAAAAAGGGACGTACCCCATTTCTTTGTGAAGGTTTACGTAATGCATGAACAGCAAGGCGGAAACGATGTTAGCAATTGAAAATGGCGATGTTTTCATCGTTGATACCTTTATTCAAGATGGGGTTGTGCTCATCGAAGGAGGCATTGTTCAGGCAGCTGGGCCGCGAAAAGAGGTGGAAATCCCTGGCGGCACAAGTCATCTGGATGCCAGGGGCGGGACCATTGTGCCCGGTTTCATCGATATGCATACAAATGGCGCTCTGGGTTACGAGTTAGCGAATGCAGAACTGGCTGACCTGGAAAAAATCACAGGATATTTGCCGCAACAGGGAGTAACGGCTTTTGTGCCCACGATCGTAAGTGCTGCCATCGAAGATATTCTCCAGGGGTTGGAACTGGCGCGCCAGGCTATGTCAGGGCCGCGTCTTTCGGGTGCTGAAATCCTCGGTGTTCATATTGAAGGCCCCTATATCAACCGGGAAATGAGGGGAGCGCACAACAACGACATCATTCGCAACCCGGATCCGGATGAATATGGGGCTATCCTTGAATACCCGGATGTTATTCTGTGGGTCACCCTGGCGCCCGAACTGCCTGGAGCTTTGGAGTTGATTCGAGTTCTACGAGAGAACGATATACTGGTCAGCGCCGGGCACACAATGGCCCTCGAGCAGGATATCGAGATGGCAGTTGAAGCAGGATTAAGCAATGCGACACACCTCTATGGCAATATGACGACTCTGCAGCGGGAGAACATCACCCGCGTTGCCGGCTTGGTTGAATATACTTTGCTGGATGATCGGCTCACTACCCAGATCATCGCCGATGGCTATACCTTTTCTCCGAACCTGATGAAGCTGGCATACAAGATCAAGGGGGCGGACAAGTTGGCCATCATAACGGATAACAGCCCTCTGGCGGGACTTCCGCCGGGCGTGTATAACCTGTGGGGGGTGGATGTGGTCGTAGAAGAGGAAATATCATACCTGCCGGACCGCAGTGCCTATGCGGGATGCATAACCACCATGGACAGATGTTTGCGCAACGCTATCCACTTGATGGATGTTCCACTTGGAGATGCCCTACGTATGGTCAGTACAACTCCCGCCAGTATTCTGGGAGTTGCTGACCGCAAAGGCAGCCTGGAACCGGGCAAGGATGCAGATGTCACTGTTCTCAACTCGGAGCTGGAAGTGATCCATACGATTACGTCCGGTCAACTTGCATTTTCTACGGGATAATTCATTCGATTCCGGTTATCGACAGGGAATTCACGTTGGCACGATGCCCATGCTTCAACAAAGGAGGAAAAATTATGTATCAGTGACTGATGTTACGCAGGTAACAGTTGGACCAAGGCTTCCAGAAGACAGCAGACGACTTCCAGAAGACAGCAGACGACGGACCGCAGACGGCTTTCGGAAGACGACGGACGGCTTTCAGAGAACGGCGACACGGCGACGCAGCGATACGGCGATACGGCGATACGGCGGTCAGCGGTCGGCGGTCAGCAGTCGGCGGTCGAGATTTCGGTTTTCAATTTGGCGGTGAAGTTGTGCCGCATCACACGTCTTAGGAGGACGATCATGAAGAAGTTGTTTCGTGTTTTTGGGTTATGTTCTTTGCTTGTGATCGTGTTGTTGGTCACTGTGCAATGTACCGCCGTGCCAGCTGGACAACCAGCGGCTGAAGCCCCGGTTGTCGAAGAGGCTCCTTCAGTTGCAACTGAAGCCCCGGTGGCCGAAGAGGAGACCGGTGAGCCTACAGCACTGAAGATTGCCTGGATGGGGGCTGAGTACGACACCTACCAGCAGTGGAAGGCAGATTTTGAAGCAGCGTATCCCAACGTGACTATCGAATACCAGTTTATTCCCTACGCCGAGGGCCCGACTGTTTTCAATACAATGATCGAAGGAGGCAATACACCGGATCTGGCCTATCTGTTCATGGGGCTGATTTCGGAATATGCCGAACGAGAAGCTCTTGAACCGCTTGACAACTTCATGAGTGATGAAGAGCGGGCGGAGTGGGTGGCTGCAGGCCTGGGTGCCGGTGAATACAAGGGCAAGACCTACGCAGTGCCACTGTTAGGCGCCAACAGGACCCTCTTTGTGCGCTCCGATCTGATGAAAGCAGCAGGTTACGACGAGCCGCCGACTACATGGGATGAGGTCATGGATCTGGCAAAGAAGATGAACAACCCGCCGGAGGTTTACGGTTTCTGCATCGGCGCTGGTCGCCAGAAACACATTATGCAAGAGCAAATCGGCATGATGTGGGGCTATGGAGCCAGTTTCTTTGACGAGGATGGAAAACTGGCTATCAACAGCCCGGAGGCAATCGAGTATGTGACCGATTTAACGAACATGCAGCTGGTGGATGGGGCGATGCCACCTGGGATTCTGACTCTGAATGCCAACGAGTGCTATGCTGAGATGGCCGCCGGCAAGGTTGCTATGATGTTCAGCGGCCCCTGGCAAGACAAACAGTGTCGGGATGCGGGTCTCGAATGCGAAGCCATTCTGCTTCCAGAACCGAATCCGGGTGGAGATCACAACATGCTGTTGATCGTAGATCTATTCGGAATGTTCTCTGCCTCGGAGAACAAAGAAATGGCCTACGAGTTCGTCAAATTCATTCAGCAGCCGGAGAACCGCGTTCTGTTCGACAAGGAATTCGGAGGTGTGCCGCTCACCCATAAGGTAGCGGATGACTCTTACTACCAGTCACAGCCAATTCAGAACTACATTGAGCAGACCGATCTTCTGCGCCTGACCCCCAAGCACCCAGAGTGGACGAAAATCCAGGATGGCTGGGGCGAAGCGGTGCAGATGGTTCTGGCCGGTGACGCGACCGCCGAGGAAGCCCTCAACAAAGTTTACGATCGCCTGGTGAACGAACTTGAGGATCCGAACTTACCGCAATAGCAAAGTGCTTTGAACCTAGATCTGTGTGGGCGAAATCTCACACAGATCTAGACCTGGCTGACGATTGTTTGAAGAGAGGGCGTGTTTATGGAAAAACAGAAACGTCGCCTGGCATATCTGTTGATAGCGCCCAGTGCCCTATGGTTACTGTTGTTCATTGGGTTGCCCATCGTAGATACGATTCGCACCAGTTTCTATCATACTTCCTATAAAGGGGTGCGTTTTGTTGGCCTGGAAAACTACTTCAATATTCTATTCAAAGATGACTTGTTTCGTTTGGTTCTCAATAACTCGATTATTTGGACCGGTGCTTCTGTATTCTTGAACGTGGTTTTCGGCCTGCTTATCGCGCTGCTCCTTAGCCGCTCGTCGATTTTCAGTGAAATTGCGCGGGGGACGTTGATTCTCGCCTGGGCTACGCCTCTGGTTGTAGCCGGAATCATATGGAAATGGATGTACAACGCGGAGTATGGCCAATTGAATTCGCTGTTATTCTCTCTTCATCTTATCGATGAACCTGTTCAATGGCTTACAAATGCTCGTTCGGCATTTGTAGGGGCTCTGATCGCTCGCTTCTGGACAGCGTTCCCATTTACAACATTTGCTTTCCTATCGGGATTACAATCGATTCCCACCGATCTGTATGAAGCGGCAATTGTAGATGGCGCATCGGGCTGGCAACGATTTTGGAAGGTTACCTTGCCTCTGCTGCGCCCAGTGACCCTGGCCGTCTTATTGATCAGTGTCATTTGGTCTTTCAACAGTTTTGCTTTCATTTATGTTATTACCGGTGGAGGGCCAGCAAACAAGACTCAAATCATGGTTACAGAGATTTTTCGACGCGGCTTCGCTTACTTCAACTTTGGTTCTGCCAGTACATTGGCTGTAATCTCCTTCTTCTTCTTGCTCATTGTAAGTATCGTGCAATGGAGGCTCTTTTACCGGGAGGAAGCTTGATGAACATTTTTAGTACCAGGTGGTTCGGTAACGCGGCACGTTTGATTGGCATAACGATGATCGTCAGTTTTGCAGTGTTTCCGTTTCTGGTCGTGGTGGGAACCTCATTGAAAACGATGGGCGAAATCTTCCGCTCGCCAGCTACGCTAATTCCGGAGGTCGTCGTCTGGCAGAATTACGTAGACATCTTTGTTCGAATTCCGATGGTTCGACACCTGGTGAATACGTTTATCATAGCAGGTGCAGTCACTGCTCTGAATATCCTTGTTTCAGCACCGGCGGCATACGCTATTGCGAGAATCGATTTCGCTGGCAGAGGGGCGTTTGGATTGGGCATACTGATCACTCAAATGTTTTCACCCGTTATCATACTCATTCCCCTCTTCAAAGTCATGAAAACTATGGGCCTGCTGGATACGTATGCCTCCCTTATCTTCGTAAATTTGGCTTTTGTCATTCCCTTCTCGATCTGGATGTTGACCGGTTTCTTCCGGAACATTCCTGAAGAACTGGAGGATGCTGCCATGATCGACGGCCTGTCCAGATTTCAGACTATGATAAGAATTGCCTTGCCGTTGACGATGCCCGGCCTGATCACAACGTCGATCTTCGCATTTATTACGGCCTGGAACGAGTTTATTTTCGCCCTGGTTTTCATCTCTGATCGGGACATGCAGCCGATCACGATGGCGCTATATTCCTGGGAAAAAAACAATGTTGTAGAATGGAATTACCTTATGGCCACCTCCGTTGTCGCCACGATTCCAACTGTTTTTCTCTTCCTTCTCGTCAGGAAACGTCTTACAGCGGGATTGATGGCCGGGGCAATAAAGTAGAAGGGAATCTGGTTAATTGAGGATGATTCAAATCGATACACGCATCGAACGCTACAAAAAGTGGCTGGAGCGGGAATCTGTGGAGCGGCCAATGATAGGGCTTGCCTGGGAACCGGACATAAGTCCGCTCCCGGAAATGCTGGAGCAGTTCGGTATGGGAAAACCAGTATTTCCGGACCAAATTCAGCCGGAAGTGATATTGGATTGGGTTGAACACTGCTACGGCGAGGATGCCCGGCTGCAAAGCGATGTAATTCAGGGATTTGCCCCCGCTTTTGGCGTTCCCTGGGTTGAGGCGATTGCCGGGTGCCCGGTGGTGGCTCAACCAGGATCACTGTGGGCCGAGCCTTGCCTGGATAGCTACGCGGATCGCCAGCGAATCACCTTTGATCCCGACAATCCCTGGCTGCAGAGGCTGATTGAGTTCACCAGAGTGCTGGTTGATTTATCTGATGGGCGCTTTCCAGTCACGCTTCCGCAGACGCGAGGTCCACTGGACACGCTGGCAGCCATGCGCGGGCCTGAGCGAATGGGGCTTGATCTTATCGACTGCCCCGATGAAGTTGCCGCTATTCTCGATGAACTTACCGACCTCTGGATAGGCATTTGCGAAGCGGTCAGGCCGTGGATTCCACCGTTTCATGGCGGCTATTGCAGCCGGATGAAAATGTTTGCACCTGGCTACGCCGTCACACCGCAGAACGACATTTCTTCCATCGTCTCGGCCAGAATGTACAGGGAGTTTGCTTTGCCCTGCGACAGGCGAATCACGAGTCGTTTTCCTTACCACTCTTTTCATACGCACGACACAGAGTACCACCAGATAGAAAACTTGCTCGAGTTGGAAGCGCTTACGGTTATCCAGATCTTTCTTCAGCCAGATAGCGGCGGTCCACCTTTTGAGAGGATGTTACCCATAATAGAGCAAGCGCTTGAGCGTAAACCGGTGCTTCTGGGCGCTCAGAACATTGAAACAGCCGAACGCTGTCTTGAATCATTGCCCTGCACTGGATTGTTCCTGATGCTTGAAACCGAACCTCTGGAACCGATTCCCGAAAGCCACAGGCGGTGGCTGCTGGAGCACTGTCTTATGTAACTGGAGTTACGCAGGTAACAATGTGCCCGGAAGACGGCGACCTTGCGACACGGCGACCTTGCGACGCGGGGACACGGCGACACGGCGACGCGGGGACACGGGGACACGGCGACGCGGGGACACGGCGACACGGCGACGCGGCGACCGAGGACCACGGACGGTAGAACTGCGTAACATGAGTTATGTAACTGGAGTTACGCAATTGGAGTGCTTTCCTGCCGACCACCGACCACTGAAAGCCGACCATTGACCGCCGACCGCTGACTGATATCCGTCATTCTTTCTTCAAATACTTGAACATACAAGGAGAACTACTTATGAAGATCGGTTGTGCCGCACTCTATCCCATTACCCGCTACGGATTCCCTTACACGCTGGACAATTACCTGAAAGCTGTGGCCGAAATGCACTCGGCCGGTTTCGAGTACTGCGAGCTGGAGATCAACGTCGATAACGACCTTGATGAGTATATCGAGCGAACCGGCGAGGTCGAGCGTGTTCTGGCCGACAATCAAATGACCGTCTCGGCGATCATAGGTGTGGTAGATGGCGCCTTTTCTACTAACCCCGTTATAGCGGACGCCTATCTACGCAAGTATGAACAGCTCTGTCGATTTGGCAGGGGCATCCACTGCGACATGATCTGCATTTGCGCCTATATGCCGCCCGAAATCGAAGGTGTTGCCGGAACCGAGCCCTATTCTGGCGCTCCCCCCATGCAGGTCAGAGAGCCGGAAGATTTCGACTGGGATCTGTTCTGGGACAACGCTGTCCATCGTTTTGCCCAGATGGCGCGCATCAGTGCCAAATACGATCAAAAACTGATCATCGAGAATCGGGTGGGCGATTGGGTCAGCACAAGCGATGGTGTATTGAAACTTATCGAAGACGCCGGAGAGCCGAATGCAGGCTGTCTGCTTGATGTAGCTCATACCAACGCAACCAAGGAGCATCTTAACCTGGTTATTCCCAAACTCAAACATCGGCTGATGTATGTCCATCTTGCTGACAATGATGGCACACAGCCCTATCATCTGCCTGCCGGCCAGGGTACCATCGACTTTCCTTCTGTATTTGGAAGCCTTGAATCAATTGGCTATGACAGCTACGTCAATGTTGACTATGGTGGCGTGCCGTCCGACCAGATTCTGGAAGAAGTGACAAAAGGTCGAGCTTATTTTCAGGAATGCCTTGAAACTGCTAGCCAGGACCATGGGTAGGAAAACAAATCAACACTGAATCTATTCCGGAACTGATCGCCGCCTTCACCACCGTATTCTTCATATTTGGCCTGGGATTCGCCATCCAACGGTTGCGGCCATTGAGCGAACAGACACTGGCCCAACTTTCCTGGTTGGTCGTTGAGGTCTTGCTGCCGTTTTATCTCTTCTTCATTATGGCAACCAGCGTCACATTTGAGTCGCTGAGCGCGGCGCCGGTGCTTATCGCTATGGGCCTGGTGGTTACACTGACCAGCTACGTGTGGGCAACGCTGGCGCAAAAGCCGGCCCGGGTTGCGCCGGAGCAGCGATCGGCTTTCCGCTTTTCAATCATGATCGCCAATACAGCTTTCCTGGGCATTCCTATTTGCGCGGCCCTGTTTGGCCCTGTGGGCGCTGTTTACGCTGTATTGTACGATTTTGGCACGACCATAGTGATACTGACGCTTGGGATTTGGGTGCTTAACGGGGGGCATCTCGATAATTGGCGACCCCTGTTTTTTAATCCTTTGATTTGGGGCGTCGTGGCCGGATTGGGGTGGGCTTTCAGTGGTTGGCCGTTCCCGGAGTGGCTGGCCGGCCCCTTCTCGACCCTGGGCGATGCCACATTGCCGTTGGCGTTGTTGGTAGGCGGCGCCCAGATCGGCAATATCCAACCAGCAGGATTGAGGCAACTGCCATTGGCGGGATTGATTACAACTCGACTGATTGTTGTTCCCATAACTGTTTTCGCCGCTCTGGCGATCCTGGGCTGGCATGGGCTATTTGCGCAAGTGACCATTCTCCAGGCAGCTATGCCGGTGGGGATTACAACTGTAATCCTAGCCAAAAACTACGGGGCTGATGCCAAGTTTGCAGCATCGGCCATATTCTGGTCAACCTTGTTTGCTATTGTCAGTCTGCCCATAATCGTTATATTGCTAATTTGAACCATCAATAGTTCTAAGGAGAAAAACATGAACATTGCTTGCGGTTATACCATTCCCATTACCCTGTTTGGAATTCCCCCGTCACCTGCAGACCATCTCAAAGCGATGGAAATTGTAGGCCAGGCCGGCTTTGAGGCGATAGAGCTGGAGCTATATGATGAGTTGATCGAGCAGCATCGGCGTGATCTCGACCAGATGAAAGCCATCCTCTCAAACTATGGGATGGTCGTTCCATCCGTCATGGCAGTCGAAGAAAAAATGTTCAGTGTTAACCCGGACATCAAGGCCAAGGCATTGCATGATTTCGCCGCGCTGACCGATATGATCGCTGAATTGGGAGCACCGATTGTATCAATTTGCGGGTATATGCCGCCAGAGATCCGTCCCATGGGCACCGAGCTATATGTGGGCGGCCCGCCTACTGCTGTCAGCGTTGGCGACGATTTCTCCTGGGACGAGTTCTGGAGGAACGCGGTGGATGTGGTGACTCAATGCGCCGCCATCGCCAAGCGCAAGGGGTTGAGGCTCATTATCGAGACACGAGCCAATGACGTCTTCAGTTCGACGGATGCAATACTGAACCTGATAAAGGAGTCGGCAGCGGATAATGCGGGCGTGTTGTTCGACATCGCCCATGTTCATGCCGGCAAGGAATACCTGGCACTGGTTATCCCCAAATTAGGGGATCAAATCGCCTTGGTTCACTTTTCTGACAATGACGGCTCCCAGGCTTACCACTATCCTCCAGGTCAAGGTATCATTGATTTTCCTGCTGTGGTTGGAAGCCTGAAACGCGTGGGGTTCGATGGAACGATTGTTGTCGACATTTCCGGCGTGGATAACATTGTTGAGGAAGCAGTCAAAGCCCGCGACTTTTTTCTATCGCTGATCAACGAAGTCCAGGCATAGGGGACAAACGATGAGACTAAGCCTATCATCCTTCATCTATTACAACTATCCTCTCTCCGAGGCAATCCGGCGCACGGCTGCTGCCGGATTTGACGGAATCGACATCTGGGGAGGAAGGCCCCACGCCTACCGGAAAGACCTGGGCGACAAAGAGATTGCCGACCTGCGCCAAACCCTTCAATCCGAGGGACTGGCTGTTGCCTCCTTTATCCCAGCTCAATTTCGCTATCCGACCAGCCTGTGCAGCCCGATAGAGAAGATTCGCCAGGACAGCGTATCCTACATCCAGGATAGCATCGAAACGGCGGTAGCCCTCGGCGCCCCGGTCGTAAGCGTGTGCCCCGGTCATACCCTTTTCGGACAAAGTACCGAGGATGGCATTGAGCGCTTGAGCGAAAGCCTGTGCGCTATCGCCGAGTACGCCACCAGCTATGAACTGCTTATTGCCATTGAACCGGCGGACAGATATGAAACGGATCTATTGCCTACCTGCGCAGCCACTCTGGATCTGGTCAACAAGCTTGGATATGCGTACTTAGGCGTACTGCTCGACAATGGGCATGCCCATGTGGTGGGTGAGCCGGCGGCGGACGCAGTGCGCTTGCTGGGTGACAAACTGTTCCACGTGCACGTCGATGACAACGATGGCGAACGAGATCAGCACTTAGTGCCAGGAGATGGCAGTTTCGAATTTTCGCCGTTCATGGTGGCTCTGCGCCAGACAGGATATGATGGTTTTTTGGCTGCGGAACTGGGTTGGGACTATACCATAGATCCCGACCCAGCCGCCCGGCTTACCGTCGAGAGGATGAACGACATCCAAAGCCAGGGTTAACCCTCAGTTGTCGAACACTTTCTTAACGGGGTGCCGATGATGGTTCTAAAAGCAGGTGATTACTTCGATCCGGAGGCATACCACCAACGAGTAGCGCATGCTCACCAGGCCTGGGACGAACTTCTCGCCGGGAAGCGATCTCATTTGGTGTTCATGAATCTTTGCGCTCCCTTCCTGTGCGATCTGTTTGGGGTTGAGCCTTTCGACTATTACACCAGCCTGGAAGTAATGGCCGACACCCAGTTGAAAGGAATTGCCTGGCGTCTCAAGAATCTTGACGAAGATGAGATTCCACTGGCGATCTTCCTGGACCAGGCAACAGTTCACGAAGCTATCGCCTTCAATCTGCCCATTGAATATCAAAAAAGCTCTACCCCTTGGGGCGGGCATCTCATCGATGAAATCGAGCAGGTTGACACGCTGCAAATGCCTGATCTGACCCGGCACAGGAATTTGCACGAGACGCGTCAGAAGCTTGAACTGCTACGCTCACTTGTGGACGGCTTGCCGGTTTTGACCAGCGTTCACCTGCATGCGCCGTTTACAATGGCTGCTCAACTCTTGAATGCCCAAGACCTGTTCCTGGCTTGTTTTGAGCAGCCTGAGCGTGTCCATAAGCTGCTGGAGAATTGTCTTCGCTTTTTCTTGCACTTTGAGCGAGTTAAATGGCAGTACGGCATCTCGCCCGACCCGCTGGATGAGTTTGTCTGCTGGCGAGAAGGTCAGCGTGGCCTGACCCGAGTCTGGACAAGCGACGATACGGCAACGATGATGTCACCCCAGTTATATGAGGAGTTTGTCTTACCCTATAACCAAATCCTGTACAGCGATTTTGAATATGTTCATCTCCATATGGACGGCCGCTGGAATCACTTGATCCCCCACGTGCAACGATTGCAACCTGATTACTGTGAAGTCGGGGGGGAGACGGATTGGCGTGCGGTTGTCGAGGCTCTGGGTCCCACCACGGTTTTACAGGGCGGCATTCTGGCCGAAATAGCGCGAGATGGTTCACCGGATGACTGCGCCCAAGCTGCTGCAACGGCACTCGATATTGCCGTGGGAAAAGCGGGCGTTGCCTTGACCATTGCCAACGAAGTTCATCCGGGCACACCGTTGAGAAACATGCAAAAAATCATCGAGACTGCCCGTGATTATCAACACAAGGCACTGAAAAATGCCTCCTGGCAAGGGCCAGAGGAACGCAAATGGCACGCATCGCGCAGTTAATCGATATCCTACAAGGCAGCGGCATTGACGCTGGCGATGTATTAGTTTTCGAGGCACCTGGGCTGACGCCATCCAACGTCGAGGGTGGGTTGGAGAACCTGGCCATTGCTCTGCAAGCGCTGGTCGGGCCCAGCGGAACCCTGGTAGTCCCCACCTGCACACCCGCCGAAGGCTACCCCAAACCCGTCTTCGATCCCCTGCAATCTCCGTCCGAAATGGGTCCATTCCCGGAGATGTTCAGGGCATTGCAGGGCGTCGTACGCAGCCACAGCCCGACGCACTCTGTTTCCGCCCGCGGTCCCTCGGCCGACAACTTGATTGCCGGTCATCGAACAGCGGCAGGGAGACCAACCCCCTGGGGAGGCGGCCCTTTTGGCTATGGCAGCCCCTGGGACTTGCTTTACGAATGCAACGCCTGGTGGGTTTTGGTTGAGACGGACGAAATGTCGCCCGATTCCTGGACACAGACGCCTTTCACGGCCTATGTTCAAGCCCTTTTCGCCGACCGGCAACGTGGTCTCACAAAACACACTGCTTTCCCACGCTTCAATCCCGCCATGCTGGGCCGAAAATTGCAACAGCTTGGCTGTCTGCATCGAGCAGTTTGGGGGCCGAATACCGTAATGGCTTTCCAAACGCGCCCGGCCATCGATACTGCTCTCGCTACTTTGCAGGATTCTCCCTCTTCCCTTGAACCCGCCCCGGAGGTCAGCCAGTGGCTGGCGACGGTCCACTACCTGAAGCAGCATGGCTACCTGCAAGCGGGGATAGCTAAAAAAAAGATCACGCCGCCTGTGCCTTGCCTGCGTTGGGAGGGAAAACAACTCACTGGTGTCTACCGAGATCTGTATGTTCGAGTGGTTGTCCTGGCGCATGGCAGCGATAAGATCGCTTTGGTCCTGTGTGATCTACTTGGCATCTCGCGGGAACTCGTTCAGCGCATCAGAACAGAAATTCAGGCCAGGATCGACTTTCCTGCCGGGGCGATTCAAATCGCCTGCACCCATTCACACTCCACTCCCGATACCGTTGGCTCCGGCTTCGAGGACCCCGTCTACCTCGACTCCATGGTCGATACCATTGTCGACGCCGTATGCAAAGCAGCTATCAATACTCAACCGGCTCGCCTGGGTTGGGATCGCATCCCTATCCGGGGTTTGGCTCGCAACCGTCGAAAAAAAATGACCGATGGCACGGTTTTCACGACTCGCTACGGCGTGCCCTCAACCTGGCGGGTCGCCCCTGAAATCATTGTCGGCGAGGGGCCCACAGACCCAGACCTGACAGCGGTCAGGATTGAGGATCTGAGCGGCGAGGTCCTGGCCGCCGTCTCCAACTTTGCCTGCCATCCGAGTGTGGCTCTGATGAGTCCCAATATCTCCGGAGATTTCTTTGGGGAAGCTATGGCAATTCTGGAAGAAATCATGGGTGATCCCAGCGTAGTTCTATGCACTAACGGCGCTGCTGCCGATGTCGATCCCACAGCGGAGATGCCCTGCTGGGGACCCCGTGATGACCGGATGGCGCGTCGCCTGGGACGCATTTTTTCCGCCCAGGTTCTGGAATGTCTGGAACGAATCGAGGTACAGGAGATCACCCCGGTGGGCTTCGCCCAGGAGCTGGTTGACCTGCCGGTGCGGCCTGA
This genomic window contains:
- the nagA gene encoding N-acetylglucosamine-6-phosphate deacetylase: MLAIENGDVFIVDTFIQDGVVLIEGGIVQAAGPRKEVEIPGGTSHLDARGGTIVPGFIDMHTNGALGYELANAELADLEKITGYLPQQGVTAFVPTIVSAAIEDILQGLELARQAMSGPRLSGAEILGVHIEGPYINREMRGAHNNDIIRNPDPDEYGAILEYPDVILWVTLAPELPGALELIRVLRENDILVSAGHTMALEQDIEMAVEAGLSNATHLYGNMTTLQRENITRVAGLVEYTLLDDRLTTQIIADGYTFSPNLMKLAYKIKGADKLAIITDNSPLAGLPPGVYNLWGVDVVVEEEISYLPDRSAYAGCITTMDRCLRNAIHLMDVPLGDALRMVSTTPASILGVADRKGSLEPGKDADVTVLNSELEVIHTITSGQLAFSTG
- a CDS encoding sugar ABC transporter substrate-binding protein → MKKLFRVFGLCSLLVIVLLVTVQCTAVPAGQPAAEAPVVEEAPSVATEAPVAEEETGEPTALKIAWMGAEYDTYQQWKADFEAAYPNVTIEYQFIPYAEGPTVFNTMIEGGNTPDLAYLFMGLISEYAEREALEPLDNFMSDEERAEWVAAGLGAGEYKGKTYAVPLLGANRTLFVRSDLMKAAGYDEPPTTWDEVMDLAKKMNNPPEVYGFCIGAGRQKHIMQEQIGMMWGYGASFFDEDGKLAINSPEAIEYVTDLTNMQLVDGAMPPGILTLNANECYAEMAAGKVAMMFSGPWQDKQCRDAGLECEAILLPEPNPGGDHNMLLIVDLFGMFSASENKEMAYEFVKFIQQPENRVLFDKEFGGVPLTHKVADDSYYQSQPIQNYIEQTDLLRLTPKHPEWTKIQDGWGEAVQMVLAGDATAEEALNKVYDRLVNELEDPNLPQ
- a CDS encoding sugar ABC transporter permease; protein product: MEKQKRRLAYLLIAPSALWLLLFIGLPIVDTIRTSFYHTSYKGVRFVGLENYFNILFKDDLFRLVLNNSIIWTGASVFLNVVFGLLIALLLSRSSIFSEIARGTLILAWATPLVVAGIIWKWMYNAEYGQLNSLLFSLHLIDEPVQWLTNARSAFVGALIARFWTAFPFTTFAFLSGLQSIPTDLYEAAIVDGASGWQRFWKVTLPLLRPVTLAVLLISVIWSFNSFAFIYVITGGGPANKTQIMVTEIFRRGFAYFNFGSASTLAVISFFFLLIVSIVQWRLFYREEA
- a CDS encoding carbohydrate ABC transporter permease — its product is MNIFSTRWFGNAARLIGITMIVSFAVFPFLVVVGTSLKTMGEIFRSPATLIPEVVVWQNYVDIFVRIPMVRHLVNTFIIAGAVTALNILVSAPAAYAIARIDFAGRGAFGLGILITQMFSPVIILIPLFKVMKTMGLLDTYASLIFVNLAFVIPFSIWMLTGFFRNIPEELEDAAMIDGLSRFQTMIRIALPLTMPGLITTSIFAFITAWNEFIFALVFISDRDMQPITMALYSWEKNNVVEWNYLMATSVVATIPTVFLFLLVRKRLTAGLMAGAIK
- a CDS encoding sugar phosphate isomerase/epimerase; this encodes MKIGCAALYPITRYGFPYTLDNYLKAVAEMHSAGFEYCELEINVDNDLDEYIERTGEVERVLADNQMTVSAIIGVVDGAFSTNPVIADAYLRKYEQLCRFGRGIHCDMICICAYMPPEIEGVAGTEPYSGAPPMQVREPEDFDWDLFWDNAVHRFAQMARISAKYDQKLIIENRVGDWVSTSDGVLKLIEDAGEPNAGCLLDVAHTNATKEHLNLVIPKLKHRLMYVHLADNDGTQPYHLPAGQGTIDFPSVFGSLESIGYDSYVNVDYGGVPSDQILEEVTKGRAYFQECLETASQDHG
- a CDS encoding AEC family transporter, coding for MAAFTTVFFIFGLGFAIQRLRPLSEQTLAQLSWLVVEVLLPFYLFFIMATSVTFESLSAAPVLIAMGLVVTLTSYVWATLAQKPARVAPEQRSAFRFSIMIANTAFLGIPICAALFGPVGAVYAVLYDFGTTIVILTLGIWVLNGGHLDNWRPLFFNPLIWGVVAGLGWAFSGWPFPEWLAGPFSTLGDATLPLALLVGGAQIGNIQPAGLRQLPLAGLITTRLIVVPITVFAALAILGWHGLFAQVTILQAAMPVGITTVILAKNYGADAKFAASAIFWSTLFAIVSLPIIVILLI
- a CDS encoding sugar phosphate isomerase/epimerase — encoded protein: MNIACGYTIPITLFGIPPSPADHLKAMEIVGQAGFEAIELELYDELIEQHRRDLDQMKAILSNYGMVVPSVMAVEEKMFSVNPDIKAKALHDFAALTDMIAELGAPIVSICGYMPPEIRPMGTELYVGGPPTAVSVGDDFSWDEFWRNAVDVVTQCAAIAKRKGLRLIIETRANDVFSSTDAILNLIKESAADNAGVLFDIAHVHAGKEYLALVIPKLGDQIALVHFSDNDGSQAYHYPPGQGIIDFPAVVGSLKRVGFDGTIVVDISGVDNIVEEAVKARDFFLSLINEVQA
- a CDS encoding sugar phosphate isomerase/epimerase; amino-acid sequence: MRLSLSSFIYYNYPLSEAIRRTAAAGFDGIDIWGGRPHAYRKDLGDKEIADLRQTLQSEGLAVASFIPAQFRYPTSLCSPIEKIRQDSVSYIQDSIETAVALGAPVVSVCPGHTLFGQSTEDGIERLSESLCAIAEYATSYELLIAIEPADRYETDLLPTCAATLDLVNKLGYAYLGVLLDNGHAHVVGEPAADAVRLLGDKLFHVHVDDNDGERDQHLVPGDGSFEFSPFMVALRQTGYDGFLAAELGWDYTIDPDPAARLTVERMNDIQSQG